The Vicinamibacterales bacterium DNA window TTCTATACGACCCAATGTATAGTCGCCCTGCAGTGTCGGTTCACGTCGTCGAACATCCGCTCGTGCACGATGCGCTGGTGACCTTGCGCGACGCGCGGACGCCGCCCGAGGAGTTCCGGCGCATGGCGGTCCGCATCAGCCTGCTGCTGGCCGGCGAGGCGACCCGCGACCTGCCGGCGTCGCCGGTGACGGTGCAGACCCCGCTCGGCCCCGCCCAGGGCCGCCGCGTCTCGGCGGATGTCGTCGTCGTGCCGGTGCTGCGCGCCGGTCTCGGGATGCTCGACGCGATTCTCGAGCTGATGCCCAACGCGCGCGTGGGCCACATCGGGCTGCAGCGCGACGAGAGCACCGCGATCGCGTCGCAGTACTATTCGAAGCTGCCGAAAGGGCTCGGCAGCAGCGTCGTGCTCATGATCGATCCGATGCTGGCGACCGGCGGGAGCGCGGTGGCGGCGCTCGACCACCTGATTCAGGCGGGCGCCCGCGACATCCGCATGATCTGCATCGTCG harbors:
- the upp gene encoding uracil phosphoribosyltransferase; translation: MSVHVVEHPLVHDALVTLRDARTPPEEFRRMAVRISLLLAGEATRDLPASPVTVQTPLGPAQGRRVSADVVVVPVLRAGLGMLDAILELMPNARVGHIGLQRDESTAIASQYYSKLPKGLGSSVVLMIDPMLATGGSAVAALDHLIQAGARDIRMICIVAAPEGVDLVQKHHPGVRIYTPAIDRQLNDHKYIVPGLGDFGDRLYGTL